One genomic window of uncultured delta proteobacterium includes the following:
- the gdhA gene encoding glutamate dehydrogenase, NADP-specific (Evidence 2a : Function of homologous gene experimentally demonstrated in an other organism; PubMedId : 6308576, 6373501, 9298646; Product type e : enzyme), with protein MDYTQCIMDMVHRQDPAEAEFHQAVEEVVSSLKPLLDSDPSYADRKMLERIIIPDRIVIFRVAWLDDKGRNQINRGYRVQFNNAVGPYKGGFRFHPSVNLSILKFLGFEQIFKNALTGLAIGGAKGGADFDPKGKSDNEVMRFCQAFMTEMHHYLGPTIDVPAGDIGVAAREIGYMFGQYKRMTWRHDGVLTGKGIEWGGSLGRKQATGYGAVYFAQNMLGARGDFLEGATCTVSGSGNVAIYTVEKLQQIGAKAVTVSDSDGMIHHPAGIDLAVLKQVKEVERGRLTRYKELCPDATYTPARDYPEGRNMVWSVPCKAAFPSATQNELNADDARELLKNGCVCVAEGANMPSTQAAVDLFLEAKIAYGPGKAANAGGVSVSQMEMSQNASMKPWTFEKVDAELKGVMKHIFETSHATAVEFGQPHNLVMGANIASFRRVAHSMCDLGMY; from the coding sequence ATGGATTACACGCAGTGTATTATGGACATGGTGCACAGGCAGGATCCGGCCGAGGCGGAGTTTCACCAGGCTGTCGAGGAGGTCGTCTCCTCCCTCAAACCGTTGCTGGATTCCGACCCCAGTTACGCCGATCGCAAAATGCTCGAGCGTATCATCATCCCGGACAGGATCGTCATCTTCCGCGTGGCGTGGCTTGACGACAAGGGGCGGAACCAGATCAACCGGGGCTACCGGGTTCAGTTCAACAATGCCGTGGGGCCGTACAAGGGCGGTTTCCGTTTCCACCCCTCGGTCAACCTCAGCATCCTGAAATTTTTGGGGTTCGAACAAATTTTTAAAAACGCCCTGACCGGGCTTGCCATCGGCGGCGCCAAGGGCGGGGCGGATTTCGACCCCAAGGGCAAGTCCGACAACGAAGTCATGCGCTTTTGCCAGGCGTTCATGACGGAAATGCACCATTATCTCGGCCCCACCATAGACGTGCCCGCCGGGGATATCGGCGTCGCGGCCCGCGAAATAGGCTACATGTTCGGCCAGTACAAGCGCATGACCTGGCGGCATGACGGCGTCCTGACCGGCAAGGGCATTGAATGGGGCGGTTCGCTGGGCCGCAAGCAAGCCACCGGCTACGGCGCGGTGTATTTCGCGCAGAACATGCTCGGCGCGCGCGGCGACTTCCTCGAGGGCGCCACCTGCACGGTTTCCGGCTCCGGGAACGTGGCCATCTATACCGTTGAAAAGCTGCAGCAGATCGGCGCCAAGGCTGTGACCGTTTCTGACTCCGACGGCATGATCCACCACCCGGCGGGCATTGATCTGGCAGTGCTCAAGCAGGTCAAGGAAGTCGAGCGCGGCCGGCTGACCCGCTACAAGGAGCTCTGCCCGGACGCCACCTACACGCCGGCCAGGGACTACCCCGAAGGCCGCAACATGGTCTGGTCCGTCCCCTGCAAAGCGGCGTTCCCGAGCGCCACGCAAAACGAGCTTAACGCGGACGACGCCAGGGAACTGTTGAAGAACGGCTGCGTGTGCGTGGCCGAAGGCGCGAACATGCCCTCCACCCAGGCGGCCGTGGATCTTTTCCTGGAGGCGAAAATCGCCTACGGTCCGGGCAAGGCGGCCAACGCGGGCGGGGTTTCCGTGTCCCAGATGGAAATGTCCCAGAACGCCTCCATGAAGCCCTGGACCTTTGAAAAGGTGGATGCCGAACTGAAGGGCGTCATGAAGCACATTTTCGAAACGTCCCATGCGACCGCCGTTGAATTCGGCCAGCCCCACAACCTCGTCATGGGCGCGAACATCGCGTCTTTCCGCAGGGTGGCGCACAGCATGTGCGATCTGGGCATGTATTAA
- the gdhA gene encoding glutamate dehydrogenase, NADP-specific (Evidence 2a : Function of homologous gene experimentally demonstrated in an other organism; PubMedId : 6308576, 6373501, 9298646; Product type e : enzyme): MVYAQSLMDMVHRQDPAQPEFHQAVEEVVTSLKPLLNSDSRYADHKMLERIINPDRIIIFRVAWLDDKGEHQINRGYRIQFNNAVGPYKGGFRFHPSVNLSILKFLGFEQTFKNALTGLAIGGAKGGADFDPKGKSDHEVMRFCQAFMTEMYRYIGPTVDVPAGDIGVAAREIGFMYGQYKRITSRHEGAFTGKGYEWGGSLARKEATGYGAVYFARNMLGVRGDSLEGATCAVSGSGNVAIYTVEKLQQVGAKAVTVSDSNGMIHHPAGIDLAVLKQVKEVERGRLTRYKELCPDATYIPVSDYPKGRNMVWSVPCKAAFPSATQNELNADDARELLKNGCVCVAEGANMPSTQAAVDLFLEAKIAYGPGKAANAGGVAVSQMEMAQNASMKPWTFEKVDAELHGVMKHIFETAHATAVEFGQPHNLVMGANIASFRRVAHSMRDLGMY; encoded by the coding sequence ATGGTTTACGCGCAGAGCCTTATGGACATGGTGCACAGACAAGACCCGGCCCAGCCGGAATTCCACCAGGCTGTAGAGGAAGTCGTCACTTCGCTCAAACCGCTGCTCAACTCCGACTCCCGCTACGCCGACCATAAAATGCTCGAGCGCATCATCAACCCGGACCGGATCATCATTTTCCGCGTGGCGTGGCTTGACGACAAGGGCGAGCACCAGATCAACCGGGGATACCGGATCCAGTTCAACAACGCCGTGGGTCCGTACAAGGGCGGGTTCCGTTTCCATCCCTCGGTCAATCTCAGCATTTTGAAATTTTTGGGGTTTGAGCAAACGTTCAAAAACGCCCTGACCGGGCTTGCCATCGGCGGCGCCAAGGGCGGGGCGGATTTCGACCCCAAGGGCAAGTCCGACCATGAAGTCATGCGCTTCTGCCAGGCCTTCATGACGGAAATGTACCGCTACATCGGCCCCACGGTCGACGTGCCCGCCGGGGATATCGGCGTCGCGGCCCGTGAAATAGGGTTCATGTACGGCCAGTATAAGCGCATCACCTCGCGCCACGAGGGCGCGTTTACCGGCAAGGGATACGAGTGGGGCGGCTCGCTGGCCCGCAAGGAAGCCACCGGCTACGGCGCGGTGTACTTCGCCCGGAACATGCTCGGCGTGCGGGGCGACTCCCTTGAGGGAGCCACCTGCGCGGTTTCCGGCTCCGGGAACGTGGCCATCTACACCGTTGAAAAGTTGCAGCAGGTCGGCGCCAAAGCCGTGACCGTTTCCGATTCCAACGGCATGATCCACCACCCGGCGGGCATCGATCTGGCGGTGCTCAAGCAGGTCAAGGAAGTCGAGCGCGGCCGCCTTACCCGCTACAAGGAGCTTTGCCCGGACGCCACCTATATTCCGGTGAGCGACTACCCCAAAGGCCGCAACATGGTCTGGTCCGTCCCCTGCAAGGCCGCGTTCCCGAGCGCCACGCAGAACGAGCTTAACGCGGACGACGCCAGGGAACTGTTGAAGAACGGCTGCGTCTGCGTGGCCGAAGGCGCGAACATGCCCTCCACCCAGGCGGCCGTGGATCTTTTCCTGGAGGCGAAGATCGCCTACGGCCCGGGCAAGGCGGCCAACGCGGGCGGGGTTGCCGTGTCCCAGATGGAAATGGCCCAGAACGCCTCCATGAAGCCCTGGACCTTCGAAAAAGTGGATGCCGAACTGCACGGCGTCATGAAGCACATTTTCGAAACGGCCCACGCGACCGCCGTTGAATTCGGCCAGCCCCACAACCTGGTCATGGGCGCGAACATCGCGTCGTTCCGCAGGGTGGCGCACAGCATGCGCGATCTGGGCATGTATTAA
- the iscS gene encoding cysteine desulfurase (tRNA sulfurtransferase), PLP-dependent (Evidence 2a : Function of homologous gene experimentally demonstrated in an other organism; PubMedId : 10393315, 10544286, 10600118, 10739946, 10781558, 10781607, 10829016, 10908675, 12549933, 12860127, 20068850, 20245547, 20347927, 21326031, 21576235, 8663056, 9298646; Product type e : enzyme), with the protein MKSPLIYLDNNATTAVAPEVLEAMLPYLSDQYGNPSSMYSFAGAAHKAIDKAREQVAALLGANPEEIVFTSCGTESDSTAILGAFEAQPEKRHFITSRVEHSAVIAMGQYLERKGFRVTSLDVDEKGQISLDALDKAMTPDTGIVSLMYANNETGTIFPIAEAAALAKERGVPFHVDAVQAVGKIPINLATLPIGYLAMSGHKLHAPKGVGVLYIRRGTPFRPFLRGGHQEHGRRAGTENVPYIVGLGAACELAAKHIQDENTRVRALRDKLETGLLQAIPEARINGDVASRLPNTTNISFKYVEGEAILLLLDQEGICASSGSACTSGSLEPSHVLRSMGVPFTYAHGSVRLSLSRYTTEAEINTTLEVFPRVIARLREISPYRNLADDALPGDGNACACTIG; encoded by the coding sequence ATGAAATCGCCTCTGATCTATCTCGACAACAACGCCACCACCGCGGTGGCTCCGGAAGTTCTGGAAGCCATGCTGCCGTACCTGAGCGACCAGTACGGCAACCCGTCCAGCATGTATTCCTTCGCGGGCGCGGCCCACAAGGCGATCGACAAGGCCCGGGAGCAGGTGGCCGCGCTCCTCGGCGCGAATCCCGAGGAAATCGTGTTCACCTCCTGCGGCACGGAAAGCGATTCAACGGCCATTCTCGGCGCGTTCGAAGCCCAGCCGGAGAAGCGCCACTTCATCACCAGCCGGGTGGAGCATTCGGCGGTTATCGCCATGGGCCAGTATCTGGAGCGCAAGGGGTTCCGTGTCACCTCCCTTGACGTGGATGAAAAGGGCCAGATCAGCCTTGATGCGCTTGATAAAGCCATGACGCCGGACACGGGCATCGTGTCCCTTATGTACGCCAATAACGAGACCGGCACGATATTCCCCATCGCGGAGGCGGCGGCGCTGGCGAAAGAACGTGGCGTGCCCTTCCATGTGGACGCCGTGCAGGCCGTGGGCAAGATTCCCATAAATCTGGCCACGCTGCCGATCGGTTACCTGGCCATGTCCGGGCACAAACTGCATGCGCCCAAGGGCGTTGGGGTTTTGTACATACGGCGCGGCACACCGTTCCGCCCGTTCCTGCGCGGGGGGCACCAAGAGCACGGCCGCCGGGCCGGCACGGAAAACGTGCCGTATATTGTCGGGTTGGGCGCGGCCTGCGAACTGGCGGCAAAGCATATCCAGGACGAGAACACCAGGGTCAGGGCCTTGCGCGACAAACTGGAAACGGGCCTGCTGCAAGCCATCCCCGAAGCGCGCATCAACGGCGATGTGGCAAGCCGCCTCCCCAATACGACCAACATTTCCTTCAAATACGTGGAAGGCGAAGCCATTTTGCTGCTGCTCGACCAGGAAGGCATCTGCGCTTCCTCCGGGTCCGCCTGCACCTCGGGCAGCCTTGAGCCTTCCCACGTGCTGCGGTCCATGGGCGTGCCCTTTACTTACGCCCACGGGTCCGTGCGGCTGTCTCTCTCCCGCTACACCACGGAGGCGGAAATTAACACAACGCTGGAGGTGTTCCCCAGGGTCATCGCGCGGCTGCGGGAAATTTCCCCGTACCGCAACCTGGCGGACGATGCCCTGCCCGGCGACGGCAACGCCTGCGCCTGCACGATAGGCTGA
- a CDS encoding putative Membrane-bound lytic murein transglycosylase B-like protein (Evidence 3 : Function proposed based on presence of conserved amino acid motif, structural feature or limited homology) — MLSLFFHHAGLRRVFSLKRLAAFGVVSVVLLCASVCAVPAFAASAGEGGATVAPRADQGADKGKAAAAPAVSAAKTDAKSAVKNTAQPSATVKKKTAPARKKTVANTAGSSKKTAPAKAGAASPPPAKGAAKTVKPAATANPAKPAGKSAANAASAPTEKPAAPPKFPAAMVMPVSPQKDARLPVAETWAPLVKRLHKDGIDMAYLRSMFGRMGDAYSHEPMGAKITELFTNKYVAKPPRTTPIPKSDTPPVYKSMVKPESVAKCKVYLATHAAAFAVMEERYGVPKEVVAGLLMVETRLGTFLGYNSSFWSLACMAAADTPERVEAAVQAFPLPMTPDKEEWLQKILRERSAWAYKELLALIKHSAANDLDPLCMPGSVYGAIGICQFMPSNLPKFAVDGNNDGKIDLFDPADAIPSVGNYLKEHGWSGKELEEKSRSGHHAALKCYNKSNIYANTILALAGAIVAPPETLTADAGAASGKTVSPKAKGAEKAAPKAAVDAGKKAPAKSAAKPAAKPAAKTAPKKAAPKTAPKAGQNPAAPAAAKNAPQPSGK; from the coding sequence ATGCTCTCTCTTTTTTTTCACCATGCCGGTTTACGGCGTGTTTTTTCCCTGAAGCGTCTTGCGGCTTTTGGGGTGGTGTCCGTTGTTCTGCTGTGCGCGTCCGTTTGCGCGGTCCCGGCATTCGCCGCATCCGCCGGTGAAGGCGGCGCGACCGTTGCGCCTCGAGCGGACCAGGGCGCGGACAAGGGGAAGGCTGCCGCCGCGCCCGCTGTCTCCGCCGCGAAGACGGACGCGAAAAGCGCGGTGAAAAATACGGCGCAGCCGTCGGCCACGGTAAAAAAGAAAACGGCCCCCGCCCGGAAAAAAACCGTGGCAAACACGGCCGGGTCTTCCAAAAAGACCGCTCCCGCAAAAGCGGGCGCGGCATCGCCCCCACCCGCCAAAGGCGCGGCCAAAACCGTGAAACCGGCCGCAACGGCCAACCCGGCCAAGCCGGCGGGCAAATCCGCCGCCAACGCGGCGAGTGCGCCGACCGAAAAACCCGCCGCGCCGCCAAAGTTCCCGGCGGCCATGGTCATGCCCGTCTCTCCCCAAAAGGACGCCCGGCTGCCGGTTGCGGAAACCTGGGCTCCCCTGGTCAAGCGGCTGCACAAGGACGGCATCGATATGGCGTACTTGCGGAGCATGTTCGGCCGCATGGGCGACGCCTATTCGCATGAGCCCATGGGCGCCAAAATAACCGAACTCTTTACCAACAAGTACGTGGCAAAACCCCCGCGCACGACCCCGATACCCAAATCCGACACGCCCCCGGTCTACAAAAGCATGGTCAAACCGGAAAGCGTGGCCAAGTGCAAAGTATACCTTGCAACGCATGCCGCCGCCTTTGCCGTGATGGAAGAGCGGTACGGGGTGCCCAAGGAGGTCGTGGCCGGGCTGCTGATGGTGGAAACGCGGCTGGGCACGTTCCTGGGGTATAACAGTTCGTTCTGGAGTCTGGCCTGCATGGCCGCGGCCGATACGCCCGAACGGGTGGAGGCTGCCGTGCAGGCGTTTCCCCTGCCCATGACGCCGGACAAGGAAGAATGGCTGCAAAAAATTCTGCGGGAACGTTCCGCCTGGGCATACAAGGAACTCCTGGCGCTTATCAAGCACAGCGCGGCGAACGATCTCGACCCCTTGTGCATGCCGGGGTCTGTTTACGGGGCCATAGGCATCTGTCAGTTCATGCCCAGCAACCTGCCCAAGTTTGCCGTGGACGGGAACAACGACGGCAAGATCGATCTTTTCGACCCGGCGGACGCCATTCCCAGCGTCGGCAATTATCTTAAGGAACACGGCTGGTCCGGCAAGGAGTTGGAAGAAAAAAGCCGGTCCGGGCATCACGCGGCCTTAAAGTGCTACAACAAAAGCAATATCTACGCGAATACCATCCTCGCGCTGGCGGGCGCCATTGTTGCCCCGCCTGAAACCTTGACGGCCGATGCCGGGGCCGCATCCGGCAAAACGGTGAGCCCCAAGGCCAAAGGCGCGGAAAAGGCCGCCCCGAAAGCGGCTGTCGACGCGGGGAAAAAGGCTCCCGCCAAATCGGCCGCCAAGCCCGCCGCCAAGCCCGCCGCCAAAACGGCTCCCAAGAAAGCGGCCCCGAAAACCGCACCCAAGGCCGGGCAAAATCCCGCCGCTCCCGCCGCCGCGAAGAACGCGCCGCAACCGTCCGGCAAATAG
- a CDS encoding hypothetical protein (Evidence 5 : No homology to any previously reported sequences), producing MCYGPAIFLPVRIRAMFEFEQLKTHGRHGGSPFCLEAFLKKIIILINYLKIVFFSQCGTLLAIIKAT from the coding sequence GTGTGTTATGGTCCCGCCATTTTTTTACCTGTTCGGATTCGCGCAATGTTCGAATTCGAACAGCTAAAAACGCACGGACGGCACGGCGGCTCTCCTTTTTGTCTGGAGGCATTTTTAAAAAAAATAATTATTTTAATAAATTACTTGAAGATTGTTTTCTTTTCTCAATGTGGCACGCTCCTTGCTATCATTAAAGCAACGTGA
- the nifU gene encoding Nitrogen fixation protein NifU, with protein MWDYTDKVREHFLFPHNVGELKDANAVGEVGSLACGDALKLYLRIEDNRIMDASFQTFGCASAIASSSVLTDMIKGKTVEEALAVTNKEIADALGGLPQQKMHCSVMGQEALEAAIKNWRGEAVEAPHEESRIVCTCFGVSEDQIRRAIRENNLTTVEQVTNFTKAGGGCGNCTEDIAAILANETGSPAPEKKAEVKPLSNVQRMQLVMRTLDEVVRPRLKQDGGDVELVDIDGPIVTVALRGMCHACPSSRLTLDGLIQQTLRDHVDPNITVREATA; from the coding sequence ATGTGGGATTATACTGACAAGGTTCGTGAGCATTTTCTGTTTCCGCACAACGTGGGCGAGCTGAAGGACGCCAACGCCGTCGGCGAAGTCGGCAGCCTTGCCTGCGGTGACGCGTTGAAACTGTACCTTAGAATAGAGGACAACCGGATCATGGACGCCTCGTTCCAGACGTTCGGCTGCGCGTCGGCCATTGCGTCCAGTTCCGTGCTGACGGATATGATTAAGGGCAAAACCGTCGAAGAAGCCCTTGCCGTCACGAACAAGGAAATCGCGGACGCTCTCGGCGGGCTGCCCCAGCAGAAGATGCACTGTTCCGTCATGGGGCAGGAGGCCCTTGAGGCCGCCATCAAGAACTGGCGCGGCGAGGCGGTTGAAGCCCCCCACGAGGAGAGCCGCATCGTCTGCACCTGCTTCGGCGTGAGCGAGGACCAGATCCGACGGGCCATCCGGGAAAACAACCTGACCACCGTGGAGCAGGTGACCAATTTCACCAAGGCCGGCGGCGGCTGCGGCAACTGTACCGAAGATATCGCGGCCATCCTCGCGAACGAAACCGGCTCCCCGGCGCCCGAGAAAAAGGCCGAGGTCAAGCCCTTGTCCAACGTGCAGCGGATGCAGCTCGTCATGCGCACCCTTGATGAGGTCGTGCGGCCGCGCCTGAAGCAGGACGGCGGCGACGTGGAACTGGTGGATATCGACGGCCCCATAGTCACGGTGGCTCTGCGCGGCATGTGCCACGCCTGCCCGTCCAGCCGTTTGACCCTGGACGGCCTCATCCAGCAAACCTTGCGGGACCATGTGGATCCCAACATAACCGTCAGGGAGGCCACGGCATGA
- a CDS encoding Two component, sigma54 specific, transcriptional regulator, Fis family yields MRIMVVDDNDQSLQSLSLVLGDLGHDVRAFSDPLEAFEVATHAFYPLIITDIRMPGMDGLAMLTRLKENELAKDSDIVLITGHGDMQTAIDALRRGAYDYLNKPINARELAVVVDRCAEHQALRLENLELKTRMDEKVAEATRDVVKSLEDVKVRLRQVTGIGEIVADSPAMRRLVEEALIIHANPSVPVLIEGETGTGKEVIAKLVHHGETVSPEPFIAINCAAIPHELFESELFGHEPGAFTGSRAGGAPGKLEAAGSGTVFLDEVAELPLTLQPKLLRVLEERTFYRLGGVKKRTFSARVICAANRDLSGMVEKGLFRRDLYHRLRVGHLRIIPLRERGDDLVTLAEMVLARETERKKKRFRGISAEAMHLLRTYSWPGNVREMENTLERAVLMHDGEYLLPEHLHFVSAEEEFRPAAGVAPAADVDWISFGSNGWLQLPDAPFSLDSLTDTIVRQALSRFDGNKSKAASFLGVSRYALLRRINSKE; encoded by the coding sequence ATGCGCATCATGGTTGTGGATGACAACGATCAGAGCCTGCAGAGCCTGAGTTTGGTGCTCGGAGATCTGGGCCACGACGTGCGCGCCTTCTCCGACCCCCTCGAGGCGTTCGAGGTCGCGACGCACGCCTTCTACCCGCTCATCATCACGGATATCCGCATGCCCGGCATGGACGGGCTCGCGATGCTGACCCGGCTCAAGGAAAACGAGCTGGCCAAAGACAGCGACATCGTGCTCATTACCGGCCACGGCGACATGCAGACCGCCATCGACGCGCTGCGGCGCGGGGCCTACGATTACCTGAACAAGCCCATCAACGCCCGCGAGCTGGCCGTTGTGGTGGACCGCTGTGCCGAGCACCAGGCCCTGCGTCTCGAAAACCTGGAACTGAAAACCAGGATGGACGAAAAGGTCGCCGAAGCCACCCGGGACGTCGTGAAAAGCCTGGAGGACGTCAAGGTTCGGCTGCGGCAGGTTACCGGCATCGGGGAAATCGTGGCGGACTCCCCGGCCATGCGGCGTCTGGTGGAAGAGGCGCTCATCATCCACGCCAACCCGTCGGTCCCCGTTCTTATCGAGGGGGAGACCGGCACGGGCAAGGAGGTGATCGCCAAACTGGTGCACCATGGGGAGACCGTCTCCCCCGAGCCGTTCATCGCCATCAACTGCGCGGCCATCCCGCACGAGCTGTTCGAGAGTGAGCTGTTCGGGCATGAACCCGGAGCCTTCACCGGCAGCCGGGCCGGGGGCGCGCCGGGCAAACTCGAGGCCGCGGGGTCCGGCACGGTGTTCCTGGACGAAGTGGCGGAACTGCCCCTGACCCTGCAGCCGAAGCTGCTCCGGGTTCTTGAGGAGCGCACCTTCTACCGCCTGGGCGGCGTGAAAAAACGCACCTTTTCGGCGCGCGTCATCTGCGCGGCCAACCGCGATCTTTCCGGCATGGTGGAAAAAGGGCTTTTCCGCCGCGACCTGTACCACCGCTTGCGGGTGGGGCATCTGCGCATCATCCCGTTGCGCGAGCGCGGCGACGATCTTGTGACGCTGGCGGAGATGGTTCTTGCCCGCGAAACGGAACGCAAAAAGAAACGGTTCCGCGGCATCAGCGCGGAAGCGATGCATCTTTTACGTACCTATTCCTGGCCGGGCAACGTGCGCGAGATGGAAAACACCCTCGAACGGGCCGTTCTCATGCACGACGGCGAATACCTCCTGCCCGAGCATCTGCACTTTGTCTCCGCGGAGGAGGAGTTCCGGCCAGCCGCCGGTGTTGCTCCCGCCGCGGACGTTGACTGGATTTCCTTTGGCAGCAACGGCTGGCTCCAATTGCCGGACGCGCCGTTTTCGCTGGACTCCCTGACGGACACCATTGTCCGCCAAGCGCTCAGCCGGTTTGACGGCAACAAGAGCAAGGCGGCTTCTTTTCTCGGCGTGTCCCGGTATGCGTTGCTCCGCAGGATAAACAGCAAGGAATAA